One window from the genome of Bacillus rossius redtenbacheri isolate Brsri chromosome 10, Brsri_v3, whole genome shotgun sequence encodes:
- the LOC134535692 gene encoding uncharacterized protein LOC134535692, whose product MLVMTGARKVQIMCCIGAESMPVMSHKGAGIVPFMCWLSAGQVQIMCCMGADPEMWFAQVENQFAIAGITADTTGKYEKLRTELVKRLSASQARKTKQLLETEEMGDRRPSQFLRHLRGLAGTAIPDDLLRSLWLGRLPSPTQAILATQTKASLDALVDLADAIADTNPQPQAAAVSSLEAMVDKMAALMSAKIGEMAAILRQEIAAVATSSAQRRSRSDSSPPAGYRSRSHSKGPPGACWYHRRFGDAAHWCTTPCTYQTGNDKGTR is encoded by the exons ATGTTGGTGATGACAGGTGCTAGAAAG GTGCAGATCATGTGCTGCATTGGTGCAGAAAGCATGCCTGTCATGTCTCATAAAGGTGCAGGAATCGTGCCCTTCATGTGTTGGTTAAGTGCTGGGCAGGTGCAGATCATGTGCTGCATGGGTGCTG ATCCCGAGATGTGGTTCGCGCAAGTCGAAAACCAGTTCGCGATTGCAGGAATAACCGCAGACA CCACGGGCAAATATGAGAAACTGAGAACGGAGCTGGTCAAGAGGCTAAGTGCTTCGCAAGCGAGGAAAACCAAGCAGCTGCTGGAGACCGAAGAGATGGGCGATCGGCGTCCATCCCAGTTCCTCCGACACCTCCGCGGCCTGGCGGGGACAGCTATCCCAGATGACCTCCTGCGATCCTTATGGCTGGGTCGGCTCCCATCGCCTACCCAAGCGATTCTGGCCACGCAGACTAAAGCATCATTGGATGCGTTGGTCGACCTGGCCGATGCCATTGCAGATACCAACCCCCAGCCGCAGGCGGCTGCAGTGTCCTCCCTGGAGGCGATGgtggacaagatggcggccctgaTGTCCGCGAAGATCGGGGAAATGGCCGCGATATTGCGGCAAGAGATCGCAGCAGTTGCCACCAGCAGTGCGCAGCGCAGGAGTCGCTCGGACAGCTCGCCGCCCGCGGGATACCGCTCCCGCTCCCACAGTAAGGGCCCGCCAGGAGCCTGCTGGTACCATCGCCGTTTCGGGGACGCAGCCCACTGGTGCACCACGCCCTGTACGTACCAGACGGGAAACGACAAGGGGACGCGTTGA